A stretch of Pseudomonadota bacterium DNA encodes these proteins:
- a CDS encoding DUF4268 domain-containing protein: MAEASEKDLGKIKKLDVRKIWKNEATEFTPWLASDENISQLGKAIGFELEVDQVEASVGPYSADILAKDTGTGKYVVIENQLGKTNHDHLGKAITYGSVLDAGTVIWIATEFTEEHQRALDWLNEYTTDELSFYGVLIELWQIDESRPAVRFNVISRPAEIKREDATGKSKEALSETKKLQLEFWSDFRKKLLETKVVTSAQTPRPQYWFDVALGRSHIFLSNIANTWENKIGVRVYIGNKIADWALPQLEEQKEEIETEIGSKLQWNPNPENRDKTIAVTKDVDLQNREEWAMSIEWLVDMVRRFRKAFVPRVKNLKQI, from the coding sequence ATGGCTGAAGCTTCCGAAAAAGATCTGGGAAAAATCAAAAAGCTTGATGTACGCAAGATATGGAAAAATGAAGCTACTGAATTTACACCATGGCTGGCAAGCGATGAAAATATTTCCCAATTAGGCAAAGCAATTGGATTTGAACTTGAAGTTGATCAGGTTGAAGCATCAGTTGGGCCTTATTCTGCTGATATCCTTGCTAAAGACACTGGTACAGGTAAATACGTAGTCATTGAAAATCAATTGGGAAAGACAAATCATGATCATTTGGGTAAAGCAATTACATATGGATCTGTTCTTGATGCTGGAACAGTAATCTGGATTGCTACGGAATTCACAGAGGAACACCAGAGGGCTTTAGATTGGTTGAATGAATATACGACTGATGAGCTTTCCTTCTATGGTGTATTGATAGAACTCTGGCAAATCGATGAATCACGGCCAGCTGTTCGTTTTAATGTCATCAGTCGTCCTGCCGAAATCAAACGTGAGGATGCAACTGGGAAATCAAAGGAAGCTTTATCTGAGACAAAAAAGTTGCAGCTTGAATTTTGGAGTGACTTTCGGAAAAAACTTTTAGAAACAAAAGTTGTTACCAGTGCCCAGACACCTCGCCCACAATATTGGTTCGACGTCGCTTTAGGCCGTTCTCATATTTTTTTGTCAAATATCGCAAATACGTGGGAAAACAAAATTGGAGTGCGAGTTTATATTGGCAATAAAATTGCGGATTGGGCTTTGCCGCAACTTGAAGAACAAAAAGAAGAAATTGAAACCGAAATTGGTTCAAAGCTTCAATGGAACCCAAATCCTGAAAACCGAGATAAAACCATTGCAGTCACTAAAGATGTTGATCTTCAGAACCGAGAAGAATGGGCTATGTCAATTGAATGGTTAGTTGATATGGTGAGAAGATTCAGGAAAGCTTTTGTACCAAGAGTCAAGAACCTAAAACAAATATAA
- a CDS encoding AAA family ATPase, translated as MTLLNNILKWTQTLPAWQRDAARRLLQCEEGLSANDYAELYGLLKAGHGLPNPDNLAPEPLAACHLPATIQSGQTVILKEIGKLTHVNRIAPDQKLGFSEIGMSVIYGGNGSGKSGYVRVMKQACRCCDQSEKVYPNANDLSVVNKSPTAKFRIEQNGTTHKIDWEQGRCIPDELLSSISVFDSRCARSYLTAEQDVAYLPYGLDIVENMARDVIPELDRRLSEEISAIDTNTYAFNHLTGETKVGDLISKLSTKTNPKTVEGLGTLSEEEEKRITNIGKALAEVDPMTKAADLKRFVSRIKNLAENIRKLSLWVNDEAVTRLKKLDDEVVEAEQAEKTTALDLQSGEELLPGTGEPLWKALFEAARKYSIEIAYPDHEFPHTGDGALCPLCQSTLDEAGERLKRFEQYIKDDVAKTASEKRTNLATIIKKIENANLTIAFDQELSDEIDQCDRDIVQSVTDYQTSIDAKRQWMLGAFDSHDWNNPSDLTERPYFLLRKLAAQKLLEARTFIKAADEEHKKKLQKEHDELIARQNLNKSLQAVLDLIDRLKKVADLKKCKTELKTKPISDKSREFASEAVTKELKAALDIEFSNLGAGHIKTKLKERNDKGKIFHQLLLEIPTNQKIDEILSEGEQRAIALGAFLAELSLADHSCGIVFDDPVSSLDHWRRHHVAHRLAQEAKKRQVIVFTHDTSFLGQLRDEIDKNNLDNKICFLEWKGQYAGNVCDGLPWGHSSYKERIDSLEKMHKNLVKLPWPQYPSEDDAAEMLKAYDRMRAAIERVIQDVVFNGVVRRYRDWINIGSLKGVVGFDDSECDEINRLYQRCNDLVDAHDPSSAKNVPVPNVAELCKDIDDLKAVIQTIQDRRMTP; from the coding sequence ATGACCCTACTTAACAACATCCTAAAATGGACACAAACGTTACCTGCTTGGCAACGTGATGCTGCGCGCAGATTGTTGCAGTGCGAAGAGGGATTATCCGCGAATGATTATGCCGAGCTTTATGGTCTTCTAAAGGCCGGGCATGGTCTACCTAATCCAGATAATTTGGCCCCCGAACCACTTGCCGCTTGCCACCTTCCAGCTACCATACAATCTGGCCAAACCGTCATTTTGAAGGAGATAGGCAAATTGACCCATGTAAACCGCATTGCCCCTGATCAAAAATTAGGATTTTCAGAAATTGGAATGAGCGTTATTTATGGCGGCAATGGCTCTGGAAAATCTGGCTATGTACGGGTAATGAAACAGGCCTGCCGCTGCTGTGATCAATCAGAAAAGGTCTATCCAAATGCCAATGATCTATCAGTAGTGAATAAATCCCCAACGGCCAAATTTAGAATAGAACAAAACGGAACAACCCATAAAATAGATTGGGAGCAGGGGAGATGCATTCCAGATGAGTTGTTATCGAGCATATCGGTATTTGATTCCAGATGTGCCAGATCATATCTCACGGCTGAGCAGGATGTTGCCTATCTTCCCTATGGTTTAGATATTGTAGAAAATATGGCAAGGGACGTTATCCCTGAGCTTGACCGCCGCCTTTCAGAGGAAATCAGTGCTATTGATACAAATACATATGCATTTAATCATCTGACAGGTGAAACCAAAGTCGGGGATCTGATATCAAAGCTTAGCACCAAAACCAATCCTAAAACTGTCGAGGGTCTTGGTACTTTATCAGAGGAAGAAGAGAAAAGAATTACCAATATAGGCAAGGCACTTGCAGAAGTCGACCCTATGACCAAAGCGGCTGATCTCAAGCGCTTTGTTTCGCGAATTAAAAATCTAGCTGAAAATATTAGAAAGCTAAGCCTATGGGTTAATGATGAAGCGGTCACAAGATTAAAAAAACTTGATGATGAAGTGGTAGAAGCAGAGCAGGCAGAGAAAACTACAGCGCTTGATCTCCAATCAGGTGAGGAATTGTTGCCAGGGACAGGTGAGCCACTTTGGAAGGCATTGTTTGAGGCAGCCAGAAAATATTCAATCGAGATAGCATATCCCGACCATGAGTTTCCTCATACTGGTGATGGTGCGTTGTGTCCGCTTTGCCAATCAACGCTGGATGAGGCCGGAGAACGGCTAAAACGATTTGAGCAATATATCAAAGATGATGTTGCCAAAACAGCCAGTGAAAAGCGAACCAATTTAGCTACTATCATTAAAAAAATAGAAAATGCCAATCTTACAATTGCTTTTGATCAGGAATTATCTGATGAGATAGATCAGTGTGATAGGGATATAGTTCAGTCAGTTACGGATTATCAAACCAGCATTGATGCAAAAAGACAATGGATGCTTGGTGCGTTTGACAGTCATGACTGGAATAACCCATCTGATCTAACAGAAAGACCATATTTCCTTTTGCGAAAATTAGCAGCTCAAAAGCTCCTTGAAGCTCGTACTTTTATTAAAGCAGCGGACGAAGAGCATAAAAAGAAATTACAGAAAGAACATGATGAGCTTATTGCGCGGCAGAATTTAAACAAGTCCTTGCAAGCCGTGCTTGACCTCATTGATCGCCTGAAAAAAGTGGCCGATCTTAAAAAATGCAAGACGGAACTTAAGACCAAGCCAATCTCAGATAAATCCAGAGAATTTGCCAGTGAAGCAGTGACAAAAGAGCTTAAAGCAGCCTTGGATATTGAGTTTTCTAATCTTGGAGCCGGGCATATAAAAACCAAACTCAAGGAAAGAAACGACAAGGGCAAAATCTTTCACCAGCTTTTATTGGAGATACCGACAAATCAGAAGATTGATGAGATTTTAAGTGAAGGAGAGCAACGTGCAATTGCTCTTGGTGCATTTTTAGCTGAGCTGTCTTTAGCAGATCATTCCTGCGGGATTGTCTTTGATGATCCGGTATCCTCGCTTGATCACTGGCGCAGGCATCATGTCGCGCACCGCCTTGCCCAAGAAGCAAAAAAACGTCAAGTTATTGTCTTCACTCATGACACATCTTTTCTTGGCCAGCTTCGTGATGAGATCGATAAGAATAACCTCGATAACAAAATCTGTTTTCTGGAATGGAAAGGTCAATATGCAGGTAATGTCTGTGATGGCTTGCCATGGGGGCATTCAAGTTATAAAGAGCGTATAGACTCTCTTGAAAAAATGCATAAAAACTTAGTGAAATTGCCTTGGCCGCAATATCCAAGTGAAGATGATGCCGCTGAGATGCTTAAAGCATATGATCGTATGCGAGCAGCCATAGAGCGTGTAATCCAGGATGTGGTTTTTAATGGTGTGGTCAGACGCTATAGGGATTGGATTAACATTGGTAGTCTTAAGGGTGTAGTTGGATTTGATGATTCAGAGTGCGACGAGATTAACAGGCTTTACCAACGCTGCAATGATTTAGTAGATGCCCATGATCCGTCTTCAGCCAAGAATGTCCCCGTTCCCAATGTAGCGGAGCTATGCAAAGACATAGATGATCTCAAAGCAGTCATCCAAACTATACAGGATCGCAGAATGACACCATGA